A stretch of DNA from Candidatus Pseudomonas phytovorans:
ACCGCACCGCCCTTGGCCACCAGCCCCATGCCTGCGGCACTGTGGGTTGTCTACAGGCGTATCCAGGCTCGCGTAACGTGATCCCGGGTGAGGTGCGCATGACCCTGGACTTCCGCCACCTGGAAGGCGAGCAACTGAACGCGATGATTGCCGAAGTGCGTGGGGTGATCGAGGCGACCTGCGCCAAGCATGGCTTGAACCACGAACTGGTGCCTACGGCCGACTTCCCGGCGTTGTACTTCGACAAAGGCTGTGTTGATGCCGTGCGCGCATCGGCGCAGGCGCTGGGTTTGCCGCACATGGACATTGTCAGCGGCGCGGGGCATGACGCGATCTTCCTGGCCGAGCTGGGGCCGGCGGGGATGATTTTCGTGCCGTGCGAGAACGGCATCAGTCATAACGAGATCGAAAACGCCACGCCTGACGACCTGGCGGCAGGGTGCGCGGTGTTGCTGCGGGCGATGCTGGCGGCGTCTGAAGCGATTGCCAGCGGACGGTTGGCGGCTTAGGTTGACGTGAGTATTTCGGCGCCTGCGAGATCGAGCGCCGCCCGCGCGGCGCATCGCGAGCTGCGCTCGCTCCCACGTTTGTTTCTGGCCAGTAACGCCTGTCACAGGCGCGCGCGACCGCCTTATTCGTACGACGCGATTTCGAGCCATGCGCAAAAGCGTTCGCGCGCAAATCACACAGGAGTGATTGGCCCGAAACAAACGTGGGAGCGAGCGCAGCTCGCGATGCGCCGCGCGGGCGGCGCTCGATCTCGCAGGCGCTGAAGCTGTAATGACGGACACCCGCGAAGCGCCTCAATTCATCCGACCAGCTCCAAACAGCCATCACGACCAATACGATAGCGCTTCAGGTCCCGCGCCAAGGTCAGTTGCCCGCTGTAATGAGCAAGGGCTTCGTCACGTACGTTGTCGATATTCGGGCTGCGCCGCGGGTCGTACTGGTAGCGGGCGCTGAAGTGCGTCAGCACCAGGTTGCGCACGCCCGCAGCTTCGGCAAAGCGTGCCACCGCCGCTGCCGTGCTGTGGCCGAAGGTGACCCCGGTGCGTTCGACCACTGCCTGGGTGAACGTGGCTTCGTGCACCAGCACATCCGCACCTTTGGTAGCTTCGGCCAGCAGCTCGGGGTTGTCGTTGTCCCCACATACCACCACCCGCCGCGGCGGGCGTGAAGGGCGCAGGTAGTCATTGCCGTTCAGCCACTGCCCGTCATGCTGCACGGTCAAACCCTTGGCCAACTCGCCCCACAGCGGACCACGCGGTATGCCTTCGGCTTCCAGGCGCGGGATGTCCAGGCGCGGTTCGGGATT
This window harbors:
- a CDS encoding MBL fold metallo-hydrolase — encoded protein: MDLLFLGTSAGVPTKARNVSATAVIEASGSHWYLVDCGEGTQHQLLHTPLSLRDLRAIFITHVHGDHCFGLPGLLASAGMSGRTQPLELILPAALHDWVRLGLAASDTFLPFELRLLAVEDVAEWRSETLQVTTVQLSHRVPSVGFVFTELNPEPRLDIPRLEAEGIPRGPLWGELAKGLTVQHDGQWLNGNDYLRPSRPPRRVVVCGDNDNPELLAEATKGADVLVHEATFTQAVVERTGVTFGHSTAAAVARFAEAAGVRNLVLTHFSARYQYDPRRSPNIDNVRDEALAHYSGQLTLARDLKRYRIGRDGCLELVG